Part of the Zea mays cultivar B73 chromosome 4, Zm-B73-REFERENCE-NAM-5.0, whole genome shotgun sequence genome is shown below.
GGTCTAGCAGGCTCTGGCACATAGCGAGCTTGGACAGGAGCGTCTCGGCGCTGGCGTcgtgggaggaggaggaggaggaggaagaagaggaagagAAGTGCGGGGGCTTGCCGGCGCCGTGGTCAGTCTGTGGTGTCATCCGCGCGGGCTCCAGGTTGCCGGCCTGGTTTATGACCCACTGCATGCGCTCCTCAAGGTAGGCCGAGTAGCCGTGGACGAAGGCGCACGCTCCGCTGGCGACCGCCGCACCCGTGCCGGCGGTGAGGGGCGAGCAGGGCGCGTCGACGCGGAGCTCGCGGGAGGCCCAGAGTCCGCGGAAGTCCTGCTCGAAGTATCGGTCGCCGGCGCGGAGGAGGCGGTGCACGAGGAGCAAGGACCGGAGCGCGGCGGCCGGGGCGCGTGCGTTCTCGAGGCGCGCCGTGATGCGGCGGGAGAGGAAGGTGATCGCGCCCGGCGCGTTGGAGACGAGGAAGAGGATCTCGTGGACGTGCCTGTCGTCGTTGACGCCTCCGCTGCTGCCGGTGCACCGCTCGATGGCCGCTTCGATGTCAGTGAGGAGCGCTCGGTCGGGAACTGCGGCCGCCGAGGAGGACTTGGTGGTGGACGCTGTGCCGGCAGGGTCCATGAGTGAGCCTATTGCTGCCCAAATCTTTCCCTTGAACACCTTCATGTCTTATATGACCTCATGAGTAAATGAGAGtagagagggggagaagaaagagatATGGCGCATGAGAGTTATAGCACACTCCCTTTTGTGCATGCACTCGATCACTTGCAAGCAAGCGGGCCTAGActagagggggagagagagagacacaCACAgatagatagagagagagagagagatcatATCTATGTTGTGTATGACTATGACCATGGTCACAAGGAATTCTTGTGAGAATAAAGCCTCAGCTCTGCAGCAACAAGTCCACTATTAGCCTCAGCTCTGTAGCAACAAGGAGAAAGCAAAGCTCCCACTatctgagggagagagagagagcgcgcgcGGGCAAGAAATTATATTCGGAGGTCAACTCTTGGGTGGGCGAATCAAATGCCTTTGGAATGAGGTGCCTCATGCATCAAAGGCTTCTTCCATTGGCATATGCATGGACAGGAGGTTTGACTCAAATAGAAATAGTTTTCAAGTATTAGCATATGGATGATTCCTCCACATCAACATCAGAGGCAAAGAGCTTTCTGAGAGGAATGTATAAGCTTTGGAACTAATTAAAGATGAAACACATTTGAAACCCACACTGGAAGACCTGTCCCAACTCCGATCCCAAAAGGAAGAAATCACGGTATATATTCCCTTCCCCCTCTCTCtctgactctctctctctcacacacacacacactatcTCCCTCTTTATATACACACACATCACACTTGACAAGAGAACAGAGGGGAGCGTGCTTTTAAACTGCTCATGGTGTTGTTTAATGATGGTGCTTATGTTGCTGCTCCACGGCACTTTGTAGGGCAAAGTGTGTCACCAGATGCATGGGCAAATCGGATTGCGAAAAGTGTAAGATGAATAATTTCACTGGAAATATTATTTCAACGGAAAGAATTTTTCAtggtgcatgatatatattcctaGCCATTTGAAACAACTCAACCCCACTTATATTCTCGTtgtctcatatatatatatatatatatatatatatatatatatatatatatatatatatatatatatatatatatatatatatatatatatatatatatatatatatatatatatatatatatatatatatatatatatatatatatatatatactaatcCTTAAGACGGTAGTGTAGACCAGGCACAACCATGCCCCCGCCTGTATCCCAACCGTCCAATTACGTCCATCACCACCGTCCGATCCCGATCCCGCTACAGCAGCCGCAGTCCACTTCCATCCCCGCGCAGCCGCCCGCGCAGCCGCCCGCGCAGCCGCGCAGCACGCAGCcgaccccgcccccgcccccgcgcaGCCGACCCCGCAGCGCGCAGCCGATCCCACGCAGCGCGCAGCCGATCCCGCCGCGCAGCGCGCAGCCGACCCCGACCCCGCCCCCGCGCAGCCGACCCCGCAGCGCacagccgcccccgcccctgcgcaGCGCGCAGCCGATCCCGCAGCCGACCCCGCCCACGCGCACCCGACCCCGCCCCCGCGCAGCGCGCAGCCGCCCTCGCCCCCGCCGATTTCCCCGCGCTGCGCGACTCATCCTCCGATAGCCGCGCATTCCCATGGCGCCCCGAATCCTCATCTTCAAGCCGCGAACAAACAAATCCCGCTCCGATCGCGATCCCCACGCCGTTCTCCCCGTCAACTACCACCTCCTTAACTCTCACGCCATGGATTGCAGCGATATACCCGCCCTCTGTGCCGTCAAAGAGCTCATCTCCATCCCATCCCGACGTCGTCCCCATCCGTCTCGCCCCGCCCCGCAACCAAAATCCCCGTGCGATCGTGAGCCCCTTGCAGCTGCGCGGAAGATCTTGTTCAATCATCGCCGCCAGGTCCCCATACTAGCAGCGGCGCGGAAGATCGTGAGCCACCAGCCGACGGGATATCGGTCGCGAGCTCCGCGTAGCAGAAGCAGTGCCGATTTGCTGTCGTGGAAGCCCAACGACCTCGCCATCGCTGCCAGGTATTCCCATTTTAATATCAATTTGCTGGTATATGCATCACATTAATTTTATTAACACCCGTGCGATCGTGAGCCCCTTGCAGCTGCACGGAAGATCTTGTTCAATCATCGCCGCCAGGTCCCCATACTAGCAGCGGCGCGGAAGATTGTGAGCCACCAGCCGACGGGATATCGGTCGCGAGCTCCGCGTAGCAGAAGCAGTGCCGATTTGCAGCCGTGGAAGCCCAACGACCTCGCCATCGCTGCCAGGTATTCCCATTTTAATAGACCTCGCCATCGCCGTGGAAGCCCAACGAGCTCCGCGTAACATACATTCCAATTAAATAATAAAAAATTGACGTTTTGTTCTCTTATATGTCTTATGTGTAGGATGCAAAGGTTCTTCGGAGGAACTTTATTATTGAACTGTTAAGTTACGAGGAAAATTCGTGCAGATATGCCATCCCGGCAAATATACAACAGAGAGTTAACAATATTATTAAAAAAGATTAGATTAGTGTACAAGGTGTCAACATATTTACTTATGATTAAGCATTATATATTTACTCTTTATAAACTATTTGTGTGATTCCATTTCAATCTATTTGGGTAGACTTATTTATATCGTTCTATATCTATGTTTAACAATCACATATTTTGCCGTCACTATTGTACTCACGCCGCACGTCGTCAGGGCCCTAAGTCTATTAAAGGGTCGCAATTTGTATTctgtggcatcgcacgggcacgttcctagtatatatatatatactgttattatatattacacctgggtgcattcaatatagagaatgcacccaggcgcaACCTACGCGCCCAGGTGCACATGGTCCGACCCAACCGATCCACACAGCCGAACCGACTATTGTGCCTTTTCACTTCCCCGCGCCCGACTGCGCCTTTTCCACTTTCCCGGTCCTCCGCGTACGGCTCAATCTATTCTCTTCCCCGGCGACCTAGCCCTCGCCGTAGCCGTTGTGCGCTCGCTCCCGTTCCCGTCTTCGTCCATCCCGCACGCTCCCGCTCGTTCCCGCTCCGGGCCCCTCCACACTTCTCCGCGAACGGATCCTCCGCTCCCGTCAGAATCGTTTGCTCGCCGGAGACGTAGACCGCGAACGTCGACGTAGCCCGCGCCGGAGTAGTTTGCGCGTGCGCCCGCCGTGTAAGCGCATCCGCTCTCTCTCCCATTTCTCTGTCCCCATTTTTTGGATTTGTTTTGTTATTTTCGGTAATAGACAGGTAAACCCTATTTTTTCCCCAAGTGTTGCAACTAGTATTATTCGTTGATTGGAATTATTAATTGTTGTATTTTATGCGGATACATTTCATTTTTGAATAAGCAGTTTGTGTTCTAGATTATCATCTCAGATGTTTCCACTTCTTTTGTAACTGCAGTGTACCTTTTGTTGCAACTGGTCCATGACATAAGTTGCAACTGTATAATTTTTACTTTCAGACCACATACATCATTACTGTCTTTTATAACTGTGCTCGTATACAACTAGTTATTTGTTTAAATTCACTGTTGCAATTGTCCCAGTAGTAATTTTTTTAGCAGTCTTGTTGCAACTGGCTTATGGCGCATGTTACAATTCTGTCCCAGTACTAATGTATGTGTGCAGCATTAGTGTGTATTGCAACTATTTTTTGTTCCTATTTTTGTACTGTGTGTTTTAGTTTGTTGATTAGCAATTTTTGGTTATGAGATCTGTACCATGTGTTTGTGCCCTCATGTTTTTTTATTCCCATTTTTCAGTGTTTTTTATAATGGATGAGGGTATAACTAAGACACGAGCTATTCGATGCTCACCTGGGAAATTTATAAAGCTTGTGAATTCTCTATCTGATGAATTGAAAAGTGAAGTGGTTGCTAAGGGGTTTGGCGGCTTGCTGAGATTCAAGCCGCACTTATTGTCGAGAAAGTTGCTCAGCTGGCTGATGCGGAAGCTTAACCCAGAAACGATGAAATTAGAGATTGGTGGTGGAAAAGAGATTCAAATCACCGAACACAGTGTTTGGTGTGTTTTGCAGTTACCAAACGTTGGCAATGATCCGCCCCCCATGTCTGATGCAGATGCTCGTGCCTTGCGGGACGAGCTGGGGGAGCAAATTTGTGGCAAATCTTATAGACGCATATCTGGTATCAATATATCTGTTATCA
Proteins encoded:
- the LOC103652838 gene encoding putative clathrin assembly protein At1g33340 → MKVFKGKIWAAIGSLMDPAGTASTTKSSSAAAVPDRALLTDIEAAIERCTGSSGGVNDDRHVHEILFLVSNAPGAITFLSRRITARLENARAPAAALRSLLLVHRLLRAGDRYFEQDFRGLWASRELRVDAPCSPLTAGTGAAVASGACAFVHGYSAYLEERMQWVINQAGNLEPARMTPQTDHGAGKPPHFSSSSSSSSSSSHDASAETLLSKLAMCQSLLDLAIQLLPDNNTSASAAVRSAFGIVLRESFKVYVAFAEGVDVMLLLSRSLAGLSKPSRVTAHEILKKACAQTPELKEFYLKCKRSNASSTSLEYPLVRVVTPAQAFALEMMEPVTMIPIPEQDGYPEEVEAKPEAEAIDSGASPFAHKMETTISTVWVQFDDEDQKLMTTAAAGHSLKAVQPS